A window of Gossypium raimondii isolate GPD5lz chromosome 7, ASM2569854v1, whole genome shotgun sequence genomic DNA:
TGTTTGTTCTTTTTGGAATGAAAGTTTTTatagccaaaaagaaaaagaaaaacagaaacattcattttataattgttatacCAACAAACAGAGAAAGCCAAAGCACACAACAAAATCATAGCTCAAGGAAAGCATAAGGCCTACAAGTCCCAAATATCTTGCATCACTTGGTGGCAATTGAGATGCAAGCCATGTAACTTTCAAAAATCAGATTAACTAAGAAGGATCCTGAAGTAACCCAGGTTATAAGGCCAACAAATTAACtattaaagaaaaagtaaattagCCTAAAATAAGTGATCATTAACTTTACTATGGGCTACCCCCTTAATAAACAAGCTAACTATATAGGTATTGTTTCCTTTTCTCTCGCTCAACTCTTGTACACTcctcttttgtttatttaaatcattggtTTTCTTTATTATCACACAACTGTTTTACTAAATTATCAGAAAATATTTGGAAGCTAAAACTTTGATATCTCCTTACTTATATTTATCATGCTAGAAATCTTCATTCTCAAAGTGCAGTTTGTCTAATCCACATTAAAATGAGGTAAACAATTGTTGACATGGCCTATCAATAAGGAGGAGATTCGACGGAGGTGAGGAGCATTTCACCCTTGAAGGATGGAGAGTCGTTGTTCTATGACGGTGAGGGAAGTTGTAAATGTTGGAAAGGAGGAAGGAAATGTTGAGGGgattgatttatgtttttaatagtGAGATTGGAAGAGATCTCTATTATTCGAATGAGAGGGCTTATATACGTGGGATAGAAAGGACGCCGCGTGTTAACATTTCACGACAGCAAGGTTACATCTTGTTTCTTTATAGACATGGTGACGTGACCCAATAGGTCAGTGATGCGGCATTATAAAATGACTTAACAATTAATAGGTGTGGGGTGGGGCCTTAGGTAATTCTAACTGAGGTAGTCCATCGTTCAGTAGCATGGTATTTAAGAGGTGACATATGGAGCCATTTACCGAGATGGTATATCAAAAATATTAGTACAGGTGTCTcaattaaaattgttttcatattgGTACGTGCTTGATTATTATCAATCATCTTATTTTGTTAGTGGGGATGAAATCGAAACATAAAAGGGACCTCatttgaaaacacgaaattcATGAGGGATATTTCAGTTATTTACCAGGAATTAAGCCCTAGTTTGTAAATGGTCAATTAGttaaacttataataataataaagaatttaaacaaaaaaaagaaacaggaAAAATCCCGCAAATTTCCGGGCGACTTCTCCAACAATTGGTGTTAGTTCCAAACTTTCAAACCCATCGCCgttagtatatatatatccaaaacCTCCTTCACCGATAAGGCCATTTGAATCACGAAACACAGAAAAGCAAAATGAACATCTTCAGCAAAAAACCTAATCCCAAAGGTAACTTAATTCAGTGTACTTTTCTCaccttaaccattttaatctcTTGAATTTCGATCAAACGTCacttgtttttcttcttctggAATCTTTTTTAAATCATCTTCAATTCAATGTTCATATCTTGgaacaataaaattttacaatttacatGATTCTagccattttttttaatctttggtTATGGTTCGCGTTGATTTGTTAAAGCTTAACGATCATGgctacttattttttattatatatctacactttatttttatttttttggatttgCAGAGGCTCTTCGTGAGAGTAAGAGAGAAATGACGCGTGCAACTAGAGGTGACGTTTGATAATTTTCTCCGAACTTGGCCTTCTACCTTTTTatgataaaatcaattaaatttatttatgtatttattaaatttacgAAGTTATAAATTTGATGACAATGAttctgtatatatattttggaatgGATCGTTGCATtagttttacttatattttggAGTTGGATCATTGCTTTGGTCTGAAATTCGATATACTTTGTGGTCTTGACTCAGGTATAGAGAAGGAAATAGGAGCCCTGCAATCAGAGGTACATCCTGTTGCCAACTCATGATGGTCTTGTGAGGGTTTTTCAAGCTGACTCTGACCTGATTTATCTTAAGTTCAGGAAAAGAAACTTGTTGCTGAAATTAAAAGAACCGCTAAAACCGGGAATGAGGTATTTTTAGCTTTGTACTTTGATTGCATTTATGTCTCTCCTAGAGAGTTGATTGCTTTTATGTCTCTCCTAGAGAGTTGAGTGTCAAGTTCATTTGAATGCTTAAAGCTGTTTAAATTGTCCCCTTTCTCCCCATATGCATTGTGCAGGCTGCGACCAAAACTTTAGCCCGACAGCTGGTTAGGCTTAGGCAGCAGATAGCTAAGTTACAAAGTAGTCGAGCTCAAATGAGAGGCATTTCAACTCATACACAGGTGTATATCCCTCCCTCTTCTTTCCTCCGCTATTGCATGGTGTTATGGTCAGTTTGTTGCATAGTACTTCTAGTAATGCTTGTCTTTTTAATAGGCAATGCATGCTCAATCTTCAGTTGCCATTGGCATGAAAGGTGCCACCAAGGCAATGTCAGCTATGAATAAGGTCagtttatataatatatatatatatgttaattttcttttgacacATTCGATTTTATGGATCATATTCATCTTTGCCCTTAATAACCAGTTTTCCAAAATGTTCCTCTTAACTGTTGGTGGATATCTGTCTCTCATGTAGACTTCCATCCATACATCACTATATACGTTTATGTTATCATGGACTTCAGTTCTTACAATCATTCTCCCCGTTCAAAATAGTTCTTGATTCTTAAACAACTGATGACTGAGATTTCATTGCAGCAAATGGCCCCTGAAAAACAAGCTAAGATTATTCGGGAATTTCAGAGGCAGTCTTCACAGATGGATATGACTGTaagatgatgcttgatttttagAATATTAGAAACGTGGAGATGAGTTCATGCTTGTGTTTTTAGTTCATATTCATAGAATTCAACAGTCTAGCATCCATGCTTGCAGACTGAAATGATGTCAGATGCCATAGATGATGCTCTTGACAATGATGAGGCAGAAGATGAGACTGAGGACCTTACCAATCAGGTGTGATTTTTTCCCTTCCATTTTTtctgagaaaagaaaaaaggggatTTGGGGGATGGAGGGTTATATCATAAATTTTAGGTTTGGAGCTGATGGGGTAGATTAAAAAACTGGCGAAGTGATAGATTTTGGGTGCTTCTGTGGAGCTTAGACAAGCTTTCTTGGGCAGGACAATAGTTTGAAGTCCATTGTTTGGCTGTTGTAGCTTCCAAAGCAAAGAACTGTTACTGACCtttgttaattttcttttattcaggTTCTAGATGAAATTGGTGTTGATGTTGCCTCACAGGTTGGTATTTCACACTTTTCCCCTTTCTTCATTTTGGGATTTATTGTGAaccaattatcatattttgtgCAACAGTCTGATGTGTATAAGTTTCTGCAGTTGTCATCAGCTCCAAGAGGTAGGATTGCAGGAAAGAACACTGAAGCCGTCAGCAGGTATTTTTCTGTCTTCTCCCTTGTCCTTCTCGATTGGAATGTTTTTTGCAGTTCAGAGACCCATGTGTTTGATGAAGATCCCCACCTTAGATTTGAATTTCATGCCCAACGATTTCCACCTTACTTGCAATAATAAGCTTTCACGTCATTGTGCAATGTGTGTGTATAAATAGGAGATCACCCAAATATTCTAAAAGCTGGGTCTCGTAAACAACTGTTTGAATTTGTTTCCTGAAAGAGAAAGCGTTCTCTtttgtttgataatttttattccGTAATGCAGCTCGGGTGTTGATGAGCTCGAGAAGCGGTTGGCAGCTCTTAGAAATCCATgaaccaaaaatataaaagttaaaactcCAGGTTTTACTTCATTAAACCATTGAAGTTATTCCCTAGAATTATCATATCTGCAAGTTGGTAATTTTGTTTTGTAGATATGACAGTGATGATTCATGTTTCCACAAGGTAACAAATACCTCCATGTAACTTTGATATAATTGTGTATGGTATACATGTCGATACCGAATTTTCGATATTCTTCTACTAATATGGTACTGACTATGACTATCATGATACAAATGTTTGAGGAGTGCAGAATGCATAAACCTCAAACGTTActtgttagtaaaatttaaccatcaatTACAAAAGTTGATTtcgattttaaacaaattaaaaggaacaccaaaataaaccaaaaaagagaattaatctaataattcaattcaaaaaatttcacgaataaattttttgaaagatGTTGGTGAGAATAAAACGTCTACAATTGAGATTGTAAGTTATTAAAAACATCAGCTTGCAACTGATAATCTTCTCCATCATTTCCTTAACGAGAGGAGCTCAAAACTTCGAAGAGGGTGATTATCACGGCTACCTTTAACAGTGGCCGAACGGTTGGATGTTTTCGACTCGAAGGCAAGGAGTCTTTGTGTGGTAGACATGCGACTGCTACTTGAAACCTGTCGGTTTTGCGGAATGTCATTGGGTTCACTGGATGAACCAGGCCTGCTTGTTACTACAGCTTTCCTTGAAGTGCTACCATATCGAGAAGAACTGCATCTTTTATCTGAATCTGGGTGCTGAAAATACCAGACTGGAGATTAGAATGTCGGAAACTGCAGTCAAGGAAAATGGTAAGATAGTTTCTTTGACTGGAAGTTAAAGCTCACCACATGCTTTGACAAGGTTACACCCTCAGCAGTCTTGTGTCTAGAATGATCACGACGAGGACTAGGACTTGAAACATTTCTCTTAGAAAATGCTTCAACCGCACCGGAGAATCTATCCCGAATCTCTCTTCCCACTGAATGATTTCATCAAGAATGCATAGAGGTTAGTATAAATCATGATAGTTAAAGAATGGCCATCTTCTAAACCAAATAGTTGAGCAACAAATGTCTGAAGTTCCACGGAAAAAAAAGTATGATCATACGACTTAACGAGAAATCTAGTTCTTTTGAAACAAAGCAGACCTGAGATTCTTTCGGGTTTTTCAATGGCTGCTCCTGCAGCTAAACCT
This region includes:
- the LOC105767891 gene encoding vacuolar protein sorting-associated protein 2 homolog 3 → MNIFSKKPNPKEALRESKREMTRATRGIEKEIGALQSEEKKLVAEIKRTAKTGNEAATKTLARQLVRLRQQIAKLQSSRAQMRGISTHTQAMHAQSSVAIGMKGATKAMSAMNKQMAPEKQAKIIREFQRQSSQMDMTTEMMSDAIDDALDNDEAEDETEDLTNQVLDEIGVDVASQLSSAPRGRIAGKNTEAVSSSGVDELEKRLAALRNP